A genomic window from Shewanella vesiculosa includes:
- a CDS encoding TetR/AcrR family transcriptional regulator, with protein sequence MAKRSRVETELTVNQILDEAFKQILTIGFEAMSYTTLSAATGISRTGISHHFPRKTEFLVRLDQRIGQFFIEGLDFSSLEVLEQSWGEVMQQPDRKAVLQLFFSLCASTDQNIKKLNSLNVVSEVAMSHFAEKGRQCVEQLIGNSALVLLQDGSVD encoded by the coding sequence ATGGCCAAGCGTTCGCGAGTTGAAACTGAGTTAACCGTTAACCAAATTTTAGATGAAGCCTTTAAACAAATACTCACGATTGGTTTTGAGGCGATGTCGTATACCACGTTGTCTGCTGCCACCGGGATCAGTCGTACGGGTATTAGTCATCACTTTCCTCGTAAAACAGAATTCCTAGTGCGTTTAGATCAACGTATTGGGCAGTTTTTTATTGAAGGACTCGATTTCTCTTCGCTAGAGGTATTAGAGCAATCATGGGGAGAAGTGATGCAACAACCTGATCGAAAAGCAGTTTTACAACTGTTTTTCAGTTTATGTGCCAGTACTGATCAAAACATCAAAAAGCTAAATTCGCTTAATGTTGTGAGTGAGGTTGCTATGAGTCATTTTGCTGAGAAAGGACGCCAATGCGTTGAACAACTTATCGGCAATAGTGCATTGGTTTTATTGCAAGATGGCAGCGTAGATTAA
- a CDS encoding DUF3581 domain-containing protein, with amino-acid sequence MFLSPYFTKQDQSVFISAQQASDFAKKIAGDFNPIHDVGAKRFCVPGDLLFALVLTQYGLSQNMQFKFAGMVGDNVELHVDKSVGEKFSISDTKGKEYLHIQRQGEVCKCDIQTAAFIQSYVAFSGLNFIHVLVPMMKQYKVMINPDRPLVIYESMSFHLDSFDFSTISLHLVKQNLVIDGKRGDVTLTFELQSEGKVIGSGVKTLVLSGLREFDDEKAQDMCDRYESRSWHK; translated from the coding sequence ATGTTTTTATCACCTTATTTTACCAAGCAAGATCAAAGCGTATTTATTTCGGCTCAACAAGCCAGTGACTTCGCAAAAAAAATCGCTGGCGATTTTAATCCTATCCATGATGTGGGCGCTAAACGTTTTTGCGTACCGGGCGATTTGTTGTTTGCGCTCGTGCTGACCCAATATGGCTTAAGCCAAAATATGCAATTTAAGTTTGCTGGCATGGTAGGTGACAATGTTGAACTTCACGTTGATAAGAGTGTTGGCGAAAAATTTAGTATTAGTGACACCAAAGGTAAAGAATATCTGCATATTCAACGTCAAGGTGAAGTGTGTAAATGCGATATACAAACTGCCGCATTCATTCAAAGCTATGTGGCTTTTTCAGGCTTAAATTTTATTCATGTACTTGTGCCAATGATGAAGCAATACAAGGTAATGATTAACCCTGATCGTCCATTAGTCATTTATGAAAGTATGTCTTTTCATTTAGATAGCTTTGATTTCAGTACTATCAGTTTGCATTTGGTTAAGCAAAACTTAGTCATTGATGGTAAGCGTGGTGATGTTACCCTTACCTTTGAACTACAAAGCGAAGGCAAGGTTATCGGTAGCGGCGTAAAAACATTAGTATTAAGTGGATTACGTGAGTTTGATGACGAGAAAGCACAAGACATGTGTGACAGATACGAAAGCAGAAGCTGGCATAAGTAA
- a CDS encoding sensor domain-containing diguanylate cyclase translates to MTPQDVITQLQLELAQQEQKIKQLEYENNRLTLLNKRVNEQLSATLDRTGLCLWEQHIPTGNLTIFNQQWGHLLGFTREELPAHIDSWKNNLHPEDKNWVIQAFDNHVAGKAETYHAVHRMIHKDGSVSWVSDRGRIVEYDIDGKPLRIMGTHIDVTKEKRYEEDLAKRAHRDQLTHLLNRNALIEVFEQGRKANPPHKGALCFIDLDGFKMINDRLGHRYGDSILIHVADHICQVCEQIFSTTDSAQSQHHYVARFGGDEFVILAHSNNVELLTTMAKTLLSHYQHPIELEGETIKIGLSIGISLFDELDHFSNVCEQADKAMYSIKKDGKHNFLFW, encoded by the coding sequence ATGACACCGCAGGACGTCATTACTCAATTACAGCTTGAACTTGCGCAACAAGAGCAAAAAATCAAGCAATTAGAGTATGAAAATAATCGGCTTACTCTATTGAATAAACGAGTAAACGAACAACTCAGTGCCACGCTTGATCGCACTGGCTTATGTTTGTGGGAGCAACATATTCCCACAGGCAATTTAACTATTTTTAATCAACAATGGGGACACCTGCTCGGTTTTACTCGCGAAGAGCTGCCCGCCCATATCGACAGCTGGAAAAACAATCTCCACCCTGAAGATAAAAACTGGGTTATCCAGGCCTTTGACAACCATGTTGCAGGTAAAGCCGAAACCTATCACGCCGTGCACCGGATGATACACAAAGATGGCAGTGTTTCTTGGGTTTCTGACCGTGGCCGTATTGTTGAATATGACATTGACGGTAAACCGCTGCGCATTATGGGCACCCATATTGATGTCACTAAAGAAAAACGTTACGAGGAAGATCTCGCTAAGCGAGCTCATCGTGATCAGTTAACTCATCTCCTCAATCGAAATGCTCTCATCGAAGTATTTGAGCAAGGAAGAAAAGCTAACCCTCCCCATAAGGGCGCCCTTTGCTTCATCGATTTAGACGGTTTTAAGATGATTAATGATCGCTTAGGACACAGATATGGCGATAGCATATTAATCCATGTAGCAGATCATATTTGCCAGGTATGTGAGCAGATTTTTAGTACTACTGATAGCGCCCAGTCTCAACATCACTATGTTGCTCGATTTGGTGGTGATGAGTTTGTTATTTTAGCCCATTCCAATAACGTTGAATTATTAACAACCATGGCTAAAACATTGTTATCACATTATCAACACCCCATAGAATTAGAGGGAGAAACCATTAAAATTGGCCTCAGTATTGGTATCAGTCTGTTTGATGAGTTAGACCATTTTTCGAATGTTTGCGAGCAGGCTGATAAAGCCATGTACAGTATTAAAAAAGATGGCAAACATAACTTCTTATTTTGGTAA
- the hldE gene encoding bifunctional D-glycero-beta-D-manno-heptose-7-phosphate kinase/D-glycero-beta-D-manno-heptose 1-phosphate adenylyltransferase HldE: protein MKVSLPAFENARVLVIGDVMLDRYWVGPTGRISPEAPVPVVKINQIEDRPGGAANVALNIATLGGHVQLAGIVGQDETAQALTQGVKVFGVEPQWLTVADKPTITKLRVLSRNQQLIRLDFEEQFDKATSQALFAQSEAILDNIDVLVLSDYAKGAIDEPKEFIAKARAKGVTVLVDPKGHDFARYHGASLITPNMSEFEAVVGSVTSEDDLIEKAQKLIKLHDFGAILVTRSEKGMTLVSQDQPELHIPTVAREVHDVTGAGDTVISALATSIAAGATLAQACAIANTAAGVVVGKLGTSTVSRIELIQALALNHGESGFGVMTEDQLAYAMDQARLRGERIVMTNGCFDILHAGHVSYLQQAKALGDRLIVAVNDDSSVTRLKGPGRPVNPVDRRMAVLAGLASADWVVPFSEDTPQRIIARLLPDALVKGGDYKVEDIAGGAEVIAAGGKVEVLGFEDGVSTTAIIQNIMSQK, encoded by the coding sequence ATGAAGGTTTCTCTCCCAGCTTTTGAAAATGCGCGCGTTTTAGTGATTGGCGATGTGATGTTAGATCGCTATTGGGTAGGCCCTACGGGACGCATTTCCCCCGAAGCCCCTGTACCTGTTGTTAAAATTAATCAAATTGAAGATAGACCCGGCGGCGCCGCTAACGTGGCATTAAATATTGCGACATTAGGTGGACATGTCCAGTTAGCGGGCATTGTCGGTCAAGATGAAACCGCACAAGCATTAACCCAAGGGGTAAAAGTGTTTGGCGTTGAACCGCAGTGGTTAACGGTAGCAGACAAGCCGACGATTACTAAATTGCGGGTATTGTCACGTAATCAGCAGTTGATCCGCTTAGATTTTGAAGAGCAGTTTGATAAGGCCACGAGCCAAGCATTATTCGCCCAAAGCGAAGCCATTTTAGATAATATTGACGTATTGGTGCTGTCAGATTACGCCAAAGGTGCTATCGATGAACCGAAAGAGTTTATCGCTAAAGCTCGTGCTAAAGGGGTAACCGTTTTAGTTGACCCTAAGGGACATGATTTTGCCCGTTATCATGGCGCATCATTAATTACGCCAAACATGAGTGAGTTTGAAGCGGTTGTTGGTAGCGTTACTAGCGAAGATGATTTAATCGAAAAAGCCCAAAAACTGATTAAGTTACACGATTTTGGCGCGATTTTAGTGACCCGTTCAGAAAAGGGTATGACGTTAGTGTCGCAAGACCAACCAGAATTGCACATCCCAACCGTTGCCCGTGAGGTTCACGATGTTACGGGTGCAGGTGATACGGTGATTTCTGCTTTAGCAACTTCGATTGCCGCAGGTGCAACTTTGGCGCAAGCTTGCGCGATTGCCAATACTGCCGCAGGTGTGGTTGTGGGTAAGTTAGGTACATCAACGGTAAGCCGTATTGAACTGATTCAGGCACTGGCGCTTAATCATGGCGAGTCTGGCTTTGGCGTAATGACTGAAGATCAATTAGCTTATGCCATGGATCAGGCCCGTTTACGCGGTGAGCGCATTGTCATGACCAATGGGTGTTTTGATATTCTCCATGCTGGGCATGTGAGCTATTTACAACAAGCCAAAGCCTTGGGCGATCGTCTTATCGTGGCTGTGAATGATGATAGCTCGGTAACACGCTTAAAAGGCCCAGGACGTCCGGTTAACCCTGTTGATCGTCGCATGGCTGTGTTAGCGGGACTCGCATCGGCAGATTGGGTTGTGCCATTCTCTGAAGATACACCACAACGGATTATTGCGCGCTTGTTACCCGATGCATTGGTTAAAGGTGGCGATTATAAAGTGGAAGACATTGCGGGCGGGGCTGAAGTCATTGCCGCTGGCGGTAAGGTTGAGGTGCTTGGATTTGAAGATGGGGTGTCCACTACTGCCATTATTCAAAATATTATGTCACAAAAGTAG
- a CDS encoding nucleoside-diphosphate sugar epimerase translates to MRRGLVGNALLTRIIESEQYSKVLVIGRSEPNLVEHQFGEQKVQFIGCQLDELHELTLDEKVDHAFCCLGTTIKQAGSEEAFIQVDKLAVVAFAKLCQAQANPALKFMVVTALGADAKSTVFYNRIKGEVEQALKALSLPVLNIFQPSLLLGPRTNRRLLEDIGQTIFGGLSFLFIGPLRQYQPIDAQMVAESMYQVALKPQVAPATQIINNAMMHRY, encoded by the coding sequence GTGCGACGGGGGTTAGTAGGTAATGCCTTGTTAACTCGCATCATTGAAAGTGAACAGTACAGTAAAGTCTTGGTCATTGGCCGTTCGGAACCAAATTTAGTAGAACACCAATTTGGTGAGCAAAAGGTGCAGTTTATTGGCTGCCAACTTGATGAGTTACATGAGCTTACCTTGGACGAAAAAGTTGATCATGCATTTTGCTGTTTGGGCACCACAATCAAACAAGCTGGCAGTGAAGAGGCCTTTATACAAGTCGATAAATTAGCCGTAGTAGCGTTTGCGAAACTCTGCCAAGCACAAGCGAATCCTGCGCTTAAATTTATGGTGGTAACCGCATTGGGTGCGGACGCTAAATCAACTGTGTTTTATAATCGAATTAAAGGTGAAGTCGAGCAAGCACTGAAGGCATTATCTTTACCCGTTCTGAATATTTTTCAACCGAGCTTATTATTAGGACCGCGAACGAATAGGCGTTTACTGGAAGATATTGGCCAAACCATTTTTGGTGGCCTATCATTTTTATTTATTGGACCTCTTCGTCAATATCAACCCATTGATGCGCAAATGGTCGCAGAGTCGATGTATCAGGTCGCGTTAAAGCCTCAGGTCGCCCCTGCGACTCAGATCATCAATAATGCCATGATGCATCGTTATTAA
- the pntB gene encoding Re/Si-specific NAD(P)(+) transhydrogenase subunit beta — MSQGLVTASYIIAAVFFILSLAGLSKQETAKNGNLFGIIGMAIALIATILNPATSGVEWIILAMVIGGSIGIRLALKVEMTEMPELVAILHSFVGLAAVLVGFNSFIDIQPHEVSEIVVVMGQDLNTTLETAKAAFAQASQAQQTQHLTGAMLNIHLVEVFLGIFIGAVTFTGSIVAFAKLRGLVSSKALMLPHRHKLNLLAVVVSFILMVLFVQAGGAITPLILMTLIAFAFGWHLVASIGGADMPVVVSMLNSYSGWAAAAAGFMLSNDLLIVVGALVGSSGAILSYIMCKAMNRSFISVIAGGFGNDSVASSGDDTVGEYRETTAEDVADMLKASDTVVITPGYGMAVAQAQYPVAEITKKLRALGIKVRFGIHPVAGRLPGHMNVLLAEAKVPYDIVLEMDEINEDFSSTDTVLVIGANDTVNPAAMEDPTSPIAGMPVLEVWKAQNVIGFKRSMNTGYAGVQNPLFFKDNTQMLFGDAKDSVEAILKAL; from the coding sequence GTGTCTCAAGGACTGGTTACAGCATCTTATATCATTGCCGCGGTGTTTTTTATTCTCAGCTTAGCTGGATTATCAAAACAAGAAACCGCCAAGAATGGTAATTTATTTGGCATTATCGGGATGGCGATTGCACTCATTGCCACCATCCTCAATCCTGCTACAAGTGGCGTAGAATGGATTATTCTTGCCATGGTCATTGGTGGATCGATTGGTATTCGCTTAGCATTAAAAGTTGAAATGACTGAAATGCCAGAGCTAGTGGCTATTTTGCACAGCTTTGTGGGCTTAGCGGCAGTATTAGTTGGCTTTAATAGCTTTATTGATATTCAGCCACATGAAGTGTCGGAAATTGTCGTCGTTATGGGACAAGATCTCAACACTACGCTCGAAACCGCAAAAGCGGCATTTGCCCAAGCAAGTCAAGCTCAACAAACACAGCATTTAACCGGCGCCATGCTTAACATTCACTTGGTCGAAGTGTTTTTAGGTATCTTTATTGGTGCAGTTACCTTCACAGGTTCGATTGTGGCTTTTGCTAAGCTACGTGGTTTGGTGTCATCAAAAGCATTAATGCTGCCGCATCGTCATAAATTAAATTTATTGGCTGTTGTGGTGTCGTTTATTCTGATGGTGCTATTTGTTCAAGCTGGCGGTGCAATTACACCACTGATTCTGATGACATTAATTGCGTTTGCATTTGGTTGGCATTTAGTCGCATCAATTGGCGGTGCAGACATGCCAGTTGTGGTGTCTATGCTGAACTCATATTCAGGTTGGGCAGCAGCAGCGGCCGGTTTCATGCTATCAAATGACTTACTGATTGTCGTCGGTGCACTTGTGGGCTCGTCGGGTGCAATTCTGTCTTACATTATGTGTAAAGCAATGAACCGCTCGTTTATTTCAGTTATTGCCGGTGGTTTTGGTAATGACAGTGTTGCCTCTTCAGGCGATGACACTGTTGGCGAATACCGTGAAACAACCGCTGAAGATGTCGCTGATATGCTAAAAGCATCTGATACCGTCGTTATCACCCCTGGCTATGGCATGGCAGTGGCTCAAGCTCAGTACCCTGTCGCTGAAATCACTAAAAAGCTGCGAGCGTTAGGTATAAAAGTGCGCTTTGGTATTCACCCTGTTGCAGGTCGTTTACCTGGTCATATGAACGTACTTCTTGCAGAAGCTAAAGTGCCTTATGACATAGTGCTGGAAATGGACGAAATCAACGAAGACTTTAGCAGTACTGATACCGTGCTAGTCATAGGTGCCAACGATACGGTTAACCCCGCAGCGATGGAAGATCCAACTAGCCCTATCGCGGGCATGCCAGTATTAGAAGTATGGAAAGCACAAAATGTCATTGGCTTTAAACGTTCAATGAACACGGGCTATGCCGGTGTACAAAATCCATTGTTCTTCAAAGACAATACGCAAATGTTGTTTGGTGATGCTAAGGACAGTGTTGAGGCGATTCTTAAAGCCTTATAA
- a CDS encoding helix-turn-helix domain-containing protein, with the protein MSDDNDLTLNEVCEILDKSPTTIKRYARENLLLTEQNGNVLSFSKAEVMRLACSER; encoded by the coding sequence ATGAGTGATGATAACGATTTAACCTTAAATGAAGTCTGTGAAATACTCGACAAAAGCCCTACTACGATTAAGCGTTATGCTCGCGAAAATTTACTGCTTACTGAACAAAACGGTAACGTACTTAGTTTTAGCAAAGCCGAGGTGATGCGTTTAGCATGTTCTGAACGATAA